The following is a genomic window from Candidatus Omnitrophota bacterium.
ACTGGATTTTTAAATAAACATCTTCATCTAACGGGGCAGGGACAACGTGAAGGGTCATCCCTTGCCGATATTTCGCCTGATAATCATAAAACCTGTTTTTAGGTATCAACCAGATCAGGGGCAGGGCCTGGCCGTTTAAGATGCCCACCGCAACCTCTTTACCGGAGATGTATTCCTCAGCTATCACAATGTCACTATATTTACCTGCCTTATTCAGGCCTCGAACAAGCTCCTTTTTATTTCTAACTATCGACAATCCAATGCTTGAACCGTGAGAAGACGGTTTTATTACCAGAGGAAATTTCATTCCCGATAACCTCCGGTAACCAAGGGTTCCTTCCAACACCCTATAGCGGGGAACAGCTATGTCTTGCTCCTGGAAAATCTTTCTGGAAGCAGTTTTATCTATTGCTAACCGGCTGGCCCTGATACCTGAACCGGTATAAGGTATGGCCAGAGATTCCAGCAATGCCTGCATTCCCCCATCTTCCCCAAACCTTCCGTGCAACGCGATAAAAGCCAGCTCAATCCCTGCTTTTTTAATCTGGCTGGCGGCTGAGCGTTCTGAGTTGATATCAACAGCCGTGACCCTGCAGCCATCCTTTCTAAGCGCCCGGTAAACAGCCAGGCCTGATTGAAGGGATACCTCCCGCTCGCTGGACGAACCGCCCATTAATACACCTATTCTTTTCCTAAGCCTGGTTTTCATCAGATAATTTTTATTTCTAACTCCAGGTTAACCCCGTGGTCTCTTTTTACCGCAGATTTGATTAATTCAATAAGCCCGATTACATCCCTGGCCCGGGCCTTGTCTAAATTAACAATGAAATTGGCGTGCTTAAACGAAACCCGGGCATTTCCCAGTCTTTTGCCTTTCAGGCCGGAGAGCTCTATTAATCTTGCGCTGGCAGAAGAGACGGCAGTAGGATTTTTAAATACAGAGCCGGCGCTCGGCAGTTTTAACTCCTGGGAATTCCTTTTAGTAAAAGCGTATTTATTAATCTGCCTGCTTATCAAACCAGACGGTCTTTTATTAAGATTGAAATCTGCGCTTAAGATAATGTAATCATCAAGCCCTGAAAACCGGTAACCGAATTTGATTTCCCTTTTTCCTATTTTAAACACTTCGCCTTTTCCGTCGATCACCTCGACAGAGCTGATTAAATCACCAATGGCTCTGTCTTTTCTGCCGGCGTTCATCATTACTGCTCCGCCGACAGTGCCCGGGATATCAGCCATAAACTCCAGTCCGGCCAGCTCTTTGTCAACCATGACCCTGAGCAAACTGACAATCTCCAGCCCTGACCATGCTCTGAGGCGGCGCTGATCAACATCTATCCTTTTAAAATAATCCGATGACAGATTAACTACAATCCCTTTAATTCCTTCATCCCTGACCAAAATATTGCTGCCGGCGCCGATAATCATCAGCGGAATACCTTCTTTCCTGGCAAACTTGACTAACCCAACCAGGCTTTTTAAATCCCCGGGTTCAACCCAGGCCTCAGCCGGACCGCCTATCCTAAACGAAGTGTGCAGGTCCATTGCTTCGTCAAACAAAACCTTATTCTTGATTATCCCTTTAATTTTATCCTTTAAAGCCTTATTCATTTAACAATTCAGCAGTCAGACTGTGTCACAATGCAGGGGCCTGGTTCATCAAACCCTCTATGAATGGTTCGATAACTCGAACCCCTGCAATATGTTGTATATGATTATTCGAAAAATGAATTACGACACAGTCTGAGTTTAACAATTTAGCAATTTATTATTTATCGCTATATATCCGCGCCAGTTGATCAGCGACATATCCTATGTCTCCGGCACCCATAATCAACACCAGGTCATCCGGCCTGAGAATCTTTTGTACCATACTTAGCGCTTCCTCCTTACTGCCCGCCAAAGAAAGTTTTTTCCAACCGTTCTTTTTTAACTCATCATAAATGCATTTGCTGGTTATCCCGTTAATCGGTTCTTCGTCAGCTGGATAGACTTCAGCTAAAATAAGATGGTCGGCCGAATAAAACGCATGGCTAAACTGCTTGCTTAAGTGTTTGGTCCGGCTATAGCGATGCGGTTGAAAAACACAGATTATTCTTTTATCCTCAGCCTTGCAGGCTTTAAGCGTGGCCTCCACCTCAGTGGGGTGATGCGCGTAATCATCTATTACCGTAAGCCCGTTATTATTTAATTTTATCTGGAACCTCCTGTCTACGCCATGATAGCCAGCCAGCGCCCGGTTAATGCTATCAAGATCTATCCTTAGTTCCCGGCTCAATCCGACAGCAGCCAGGGCATTTAAAATATTATGGCCGGACGGCAGATTAAGCTCCAGCCTGGCCAAAAACTTCCGGTTATAGAGACAATCGAAACTGGATTTAAAACCGTTGATTTTAACATTATCGGCGCATAAATCAGCTGAGTCTGAAAACCCAAAGCTGACATTTCTTCCTTTAAATCCAGCAAGGCAGCTCTCTATATTTTTATCATCCTTATGCCAGAATAACACTCCTTGCGGGTTGGTGTTATCTATAAACCTCCGGTATGTCCTGATAATCTGATCCAGGTCTTTATAAAAATCCAGATGTTCCTTTTCGATATTGGTAACTATAGAATAGGCAGGGTGAAAAAACAAAAATGAGCCGTCGCTTTCATCTGCCTCGGCGACAAAACAATCTCCCTTGCCTAAAACAGCATTTCCTCCGAAACTCCCGGCCTTGCCGCCAACAACTATTGTGGGGTCTAATCCTGCCTCAAGCAGGATAGAGCCGATCAAAGAAGTGGTAGTAGTTTTGCCATGGCTGCCGGTAACAGCAATACCGGTCTTAGTGCTCATTAACTCTGAAAGAACTTCTGCCCTCTGAACAACCGGAATGCCTTTGCTGCGGGCCATAGCCAACTCCGGGTTGTCAGGCCTGATCGCTGAGGAATAAACCACCATCTCAGCCCCGGATATATTTTTTTGATGATGGCCGCAAAATAACCTTGCCCCTTTAGACTCGATCTGATCGGTTAAGCAGTTGAGCTTTAAATCCGACCCGCTGACTTGATAACCAAGGTCGAGCAGGATCCGGGCAAGCCCGCTCATTCCTATTCCCCCGATTCCGACAAAATGAATTCTTTTCCTGGTAAACAACACTTCAAAACCCCATTAAAATCTTTTTGACCGCAGATAGGCCGCGTATTATTTATTTACAAGCTTGATAACCTCATCAGCCAATGACTCATCGGCATAAGGCCGGCCGGCCTCTCTGCTGTTTTTAGCCATTCTATCCAGGTTTGACCTGTCTTTTATTAAATTTAAAAAAACATTTTTCAGGGATTCGGCTGAAATTCCGTTTTGTTCCATCAAAATAGCGCTGTTTCGATCAGCCAACAGCCGGGCATTGCTTAACTGGTGCCCGCCGTTATAAGGGTAAGGCACCAAAACTGATCCCAGGCCGCAGGACATAATCTCAGAAATAGTGCCGGCTCCGGCCCGGGCCAACACCAGGTCACTGGCAGAATAAGCAACCCCTATCTTATCATAAAATGGCAGGATTACCGAGCTAAATGTTATTTTCCGGTAACATTCTTTCGCCTTCCGATAGTCATTTTCTCCGGTGATATGGATAATCTGAAAATCAACTTTTTCCTGTTTATCCATTTGAGAAAATGCGCGCCAGGCTATCTCGTTCAGCCGGCTTGAGCCCTGGCTGCCGCCAATGACTAAAATTGTAAACTTACCGCTGTCCAAACCGAGCTCGCCTCTGCTCCTGAATTTATCCCGGCCTAACACACTGCCCCGCACAGGATTGCCGGTTAAAACAGCCTTAGCCCGGTTAAAAAATCTTTCGGATCCTGAAAAACTCAGCGCTACCTTATTCACAAAAACAGCCAGTATCCTGTTTGTCCGGCCGGGCACTACGTTCTGTTCATGAATAATAGTCGGTATACCCCTCAACCAGGAAATAAATAATACCGGCCCGCTGACCGCTCCTCCGAAACCAATCACAACATCCGGCCTTGTTTTGCTTAAGATTCTCCAGACCGGAACAATGGCCAGAGCCAGCTTAATTATAAACCGGGTATATTTTAGAGAGATTTTATAGGGCAAGGGGTCTATCGAAATAGTAAATAAAGGGTATTGCTGTTTGGAAAAAACTTTTTGGGTTAATCTGTCTTTCTGGCCTATAAAAAAGACCTCAGGGCCTTTTAACCTTTGCTGCAGCCGGCTGGCCAGGCTTAAACCCGGGAATATATGGCCCCCGGATTTGCCGACCGCGATTAGTACCTTCATAAAACTCCTGGGTTACAAGCTGCAAGTTACAGTTTGGAGCTTACAGCTTGCAGTTCATTTATATCTCGCTACACTGATCACCATCCCCACTCCGACCAGGCTAAAAATTAAAGACGAACCTCCGTAACTTATGAACGGAAGGGGCAGCCCTTTGGTAGGAATAACCCCATTAACCACAGCAATATGAATGATCGCCTGAAGGCCGATCATCAAGACAATGCCAAAACTGAGCAATGCCCCGAACAACTCTTTTGCCTTAAGCGCTATCTTCATTCCCTGCCAGATAAATAAAATAAAAAGCATTATAATTGAAGCAGTGCCGAGAAAGCCGAGTTCTTCTCCGACAATAGCCAGGATAAAATCAGTGTAAGACTGCGGGAGATAAAACAGCTTTTGCCTGCTCTGCCCCAGGCCAATCCCCCAAAACCCCCCGGATCCAAGGGCAAGATACGACTGGATAATCTGCCAGCCTGCCCCCTTGGGATCCTGCCAGGGATTAAGATAGATCAAAACCCTCTTCAGCCGGTAAGGAACATTAAAGACTAAAAAGTAAAAGACCGGCATCGCCAGGGCAATTATTGATAAAATTTGCTTTGATTTAATCCCGGCCGCAAAAAAAACGATCATCGCAACCAGGGTTATCAGAACTGCTGTTCCTAAATCCGGTTGTAATAAAATAAGGCCGGCCGTTGCGCCGGTAATTAAGAGCACCGGCAGAAATCCTCTGTAAAAGTTTTTGATTACTTTTTGTTTCCTGGATAAAAAATCGCTCAAATAGATTATCAGGCCGAGCTTGACAAACTCTGCCGGCTGAAAGGTAAATTTTCCCCACTCAATCCAGCGTCTTGCTCCGCCTGCTGTCCTGCCAATCCGCGGTAAAAAAACCGCCAGTAAAAGCAAAAAGGAAACCAGAATCAGGATCCGGCTGCAGTTCTTCAATAATCTGTAATCAGTCTTGATCCAGCAGGCCATGCCCAGCAATCCAAGCAAACAATAAAGAATTTCTCTTTTTAAATAGTAAAAACTGTCTCCCAGCCACCGAAAAGCATAAATAGCGCTGGCTGAATAGACCATAATAACCCCTATCCAGACCAGCACCAGGGTGGTTATTAAAAATGACCTTTCTGTTTTTTGCATTTTATTACCAGATCCTTAAAGACCCTTCCTCTTTCTTCAAAATCAGAAAACATATCAAAACTGGCACAGGCCGGAGAAAGCAGAACGATCTCTCCCCGCCCGGCAATGCTGCGGGCCAGGTCAAATGCCTGGTTGAATGTAGACGCCTCTTTAAGCGGCACCAGTCCGTTTAAGGCCTTTTTTAACTTACCACCGGCTTCTCCGATCAGAACCGCCTCTTTTACCTTATCTTTGATCCAGGGCCGCAGTTTTCCAAAATCGTTTTTTTTATCTCTGCCGCCGGCAATAAGTATGACCGGCCCGGCCGTCTTTTCCAACGCCCACTTCAGGGCACCTACATTAGTGGATTTTGAATCATTTATAAATTTTACCCCGTTGATCGTATCTACATATTCCATCCTGTGCTCAAAAGGCCTAAAACTTTTTACGCTCTCAATTATCCTATCCCGGCCTACTCCGCAAAGGCCGGCCGCCAGCATAGCTGCCCGTTGATTTAAGTCAAAACCTCCTTTTTTCTTGTCGAAATATAAAATCTTTGCCCGGGTTTTTATAAGCCCCTGCCGGCAATAGGGCTGATCACTGTTAAGCAGGCAGAAATCCCCCTTTTGCTGGTTGAGAAATATTCTGAATTTAGTCTCCTGGTAGTGGCTAAAATCCCGGTACCTGTCCAGATGATCATCGGTTATATTCAAAAGCACTGAGATGCGAGGCCGGAAATCCTTAGTCCACTCCAATTGAAAAGAACTCGTCTCTATCACTGCTATCGAACCAGCATCTTCAGAGCCCGCCTCGTTTGAAAAGGAATTGCCGATATTACCGCAAACCAGCGCTTTTTTGCCGGCATCCTTTAATATTTTACCAATTAAAGCCGTGACTGTCGTTTTGCCGTTTGTGCCGGTAATCGCTATTACCTCGCCTTTAAACAACCGGTAGGCCAGCTCTATTTCGCTGACTATCTGCGTGCCTGCGCTTTTCAGCCAGGAGATAACCTTTGCATCCTGCCTTACACCCGGGCTTAAAACTGCTATCTGGTGACCTTGAATAAACTCTTCTCGATGCCCGCCAAACTCCATCTTCACCCCAAGCCTGGCTAATGGCTCTAACTCTTCTCTTATTGATGTATCGTCCCGGCTGTCACTAAGATCTACCTCAGCGGCCCGGGAAAGTAAAAGCCTGGCCGCTGCTTTGCCGCTGCGGCCTGCCCCAATAACAATGACTTTTTTATTCCTTAAGTCCATTTATTAGATTCTACCTGAGTTTAAAGGTGGTTAAACTTAAAAGTAAAAGAATGACCGCCACAATCCAGAACCTGATAATTATCTTGGACTCCGGCCAACCTTTAAGTTGGAAATGATGGTGAATCGGGGCCATTGCAACTATTCTCCTGCCGCGGATCTTAAAAGAGGCAACCTGTAAAATAACCGACAAAGCCTCAACAACAAAAATTCCGCCTACTAACAGCAAAAGCAGTTCCTTTTTGATCAAAACTGCTACCACCCCGATAGCGCCGCCTAAAGCCAAAGAGCCTGTATCGCCCATAAATATACTTGCCGGATAAGAATTATACCACAAGAACCCCAAGCCGGCTCCCACTATGCTTGCACAAAATACAGTTAATTCCCCTGTCCCCGGAATATAGAGAATTCTTAAATAATCGCTGAACTTAATGTGGCCGGTAACATAGCTCATCACGCTATAAGCAACAGCAGCGATAATTATACAGCCGATGGCCAGACCGTCCAAGCCGTCAGTAAGATTGACGGCATTAGAACATCCAACTATCACCAGGACAACAAAAAAGATATAGAAATATCCCAGATTGACTGCGAGGTTTTTAAAAAACGGTATATCCAGCGTCTGGCCAAAACCCGGTTTATAAAACAGGTAGAGCCCGATCAAAACGCCGAGTATAATCTGGCCGATGATCTTGGTCAGAACTGTTAATTCCCGGGACCTGCGAAACCTAAGTTTTATATAATCGTCGATAAACCCGATCAGGCCCAGCCAGCAGGCCGAAATAACGGCCAAGAGGATATATTTATTAAAAACATCCGCCCAGAGCAGGGTGGAAAAAAGCACTGCGGCCAGAAGCAGGATTCCTCCCATGGTAGGAGTTCCTTCTTTAGCTGCGTGAAGCGCGTAAAGCGAATCTACATGCTTTCTTCTTACGACCTCTCTGACCTTAAGTTTGCTCAACCACCTGATCACCCTTGGGCCTAACAACAGACTTATTAAAAAAGCGGTCACCGCAGCACCCACGGACCGGAAGGTTATGTACTTAAAAACATTGAACCCAAAGAAAAAATCTCTTAGCGGATAGAGCCAATGATAAAGCATGAAAAAATACCCCTTTCGTCTTGCGTTATGCGTTGTGCGTCAAAAAAACCAAAACGGAATTTTAAAGAAAAGTAAGCTTTAAAAGCGTTAAAACGCATAACGCACAGCGCACAGCGCACTATGATCTATAAGAAGCTATAAAATTCTCTACAACCCTCTCCATCCTGGTGGCCCTTGAGCCCTTGACCAGGATAATATCACCCCCGGCAGCCTGCGTCTTTAAACAATCCATTGCATCCTCAATGGAACCGCAATCAAAAACTTCGTCTTTCTTCATGCCAGAACGACAGGCGGCCCGGGAGATCTGCCGGGCCAGATTACCGACAGTAATCAAGACATTAACTCCGGAGGAGGCCACCTTTTTACCTATTTGCTGATGCGCGCTTTCAGACCCTGAGCCTAATTCAAGCATATCGCCGCTGACCAGGATCTTTTTGCCTTTTACCGACAGGCCGGCCAGGGTATCGATAGCTGAACCCAGAGAAAGAGGATTAGAATTGTAAGAATCATCTATTAATCTGATATCACCAATCTTTTTTACCTCCATCCGGCCGGGGGGCAGATCAATATCGGCTAATCCCTTTTTTATTAAATTAAAATTAAGGCCTAATTGCCCGGCCAGGCTGATCGCTGCCAGGGCATTGTAAACATTATACCTCCCCAGCGCCTTTAATTTTAATTGCTTGCAGCCGTTTAAAACAAACCTCAATTTTCCCTCTGAGTAAGACACCTCGCTGGCCCTAAAATCACAATCCCGGTTCATTCCGAAAGTCGTTATTCTTGGCCTGAAAAGTTTAGCTCTTGACAATAATTTTTTATCATCGCCGTTTATCGCCGCCAAGGTGTTCTTATCCATTGCTTCAAGTAATTCGAGTTTTGCCCTGTAAACACCTTGGAGGTTTCCAAGGTATCCAAGGTGAGCCGGGCCGATATTAATAATTACCCCCAGGTCCGGCCGGCTGATCTCAGCCAGCCTTTTTATCTCTCCGATACCACTCGTCCCCATTTCCAAAACCGCTATTTGAACAGCAGAATTTAACTTAAACAACGTTAAGGGAAGGCCGACAAAATTATTGAATGACGCCTCGCTTTTTAAAACCTTGTATTTCTGTTTAAGAACAGAGGCTAATATGCCCGTGGTCGTTGTCTTGCCGGTAGTTCCGGTGACCGCAAGCACAGTGCCTTTAAACCTGTTCCGCCGGCTAGAGGCAATATCGCCCAGGCTGGTAAGCGTATCCTTTACCAGAAAGATAGATTTTTTATTATTAACCAGCCGGGGCCTGGAGAGAAGAAACCTTTTTGAAACAACAGCCCCTCCTGCTTTGGCCAGGGCCTGCGATACAAAATCATGGCCGTCAAATCTTTTCCCTTTGATTGCGACAAATAGCTCTTCGTTTTTGATCGAACGGGAATCTATCGAAATACCTTTAAAATTCGTCCCGGGATCCCCCTTAAGCAATTTTCCTTTTACAGCTCTTAAGACCTCTTGGCTGGTAAACATTCTGACAGAATCTCCTTTACTGCTTTGCTGTCATCAAAAGCTATTTTTTCATTTCCAATGACCTGATAAGATTCATGGCCCTTGCCGGCTATAACCACTATGTCATTTTCCCCGGCCCGGATAAGAGCCTGCTTGATGGCCTGATACCTCTCGGGAACAGACTGATAATTATTCTTCCGGCTGTCCATACCCGACTTGATCTGGTTAATGATTTCCAGGGGGTTTTCGCTGCGAGGATTATCAGAAGTTAAAATTACATAATCTGAAAATTGCTGGGCTACTTTGCCCATTAGAGGCCTCTTGGAAACGTCTCTCTGGCCCCCGCAGCCAAAAACAGTAATTATCTTTGCTTCCTTCAAGTTTCCTAAAGTGCAAAGCAAATTCTCCAGCGCGTTATCAGTGTGGGCGTAATCTATGAATACCTTGAAATTCTGGCCGGCTTCTATTTTCTCGAGCCTTCCTTTAACCCCGTTAAAATCACGCAAACCCGCAGCAATACCGGCTAAGTCCATTTTAACCGATAAACCGGCTCCAACAGCAGCCAGGGCGTTATAGACGTTAAACTTACCAATCAGCTTCATCTCTACTGTCAGTTTGCCGTTTGGTGTTTTAAGATCAAAGGTCGTGCCGTTTATTGAAATATTCTTTATCTGTCCTGTTATATCAGCCGGGTTATCTATCCCGTAGGTCAAAACAGAAGCCTTTGTCCTGTTGATCAACTTCCTTCCATAGGGATCGTCAATGTTTATAACTGCTTTACTCCGGGAAGAAAGGCTTTCGAAAAATCGGGCCTTGGCCTCAAAATAATTATCCATGGTTTGATGATAATCCAAATGATCCCGGGTAAGATTCGTAAATATCCCTGTATCAAAATCTATATAATCAATGCGGTGCTGACTGAGTGAATGCGAAGAAACCTCTATGACCGAATAATCAACATTATCGAACGCCATTTTGCCTAAGAGCGACTGCAGTTCAATGCTGCCGGGAGTAGTAAGGCCGGCAGGGATAACTTTATCCTTATAGCAATAATTAATCGTTCCGACCAACCCGCTGCTTAGCCCCTTTTTTAACAAAATATTATTGAGCAGGTAAGAGGTGGTAGTCTTGCCGTTGGTGCCGGTAATGCCGATTACCTTGACCCTGGAAGAAGGGTATTCGTAAAACCGGCTGGCCAGCTTTGCCAGCACCTTTTTTGTATCGGGAACCAGTATCTTAACGATCTCTTTTTCCAGCGCCAGATCCTGCTGCAGGATCACGGCCGAAGCGCCCTTTTTTACAGCCTGTTTGACAAATTTGTGTCCGTCCAATTTGCTCCCGGTTATGGCGACAAACAAATATCCCTTTCTGACAGCCCGGGAGTCGCTGGACAAACCCCTGATATCCACTTCAACCAGGCTGTTTTCCAACCGATAATCCAAACCGCTAAGTAAGGTTTTAAGTTTAACCTGTTTCATCGGGTCTTATTTCTAAATAACTCAATATTTTTTCCGCTACTTTTTTAAACACCGGTGCGCAAACCACTCCGCCAAAGTGGACCGGCCGGGGTTCATCTAAAATTACAACTACGCTGATTGCCGGCTCCCGTACAGGAGCAAAACCGATAAAGGAGGCGACAAACTTCCTGCGGAAATATCCCTTCCCATCCAGTCTGGCCTTTTGAGCTGTTCCTGTCTTGCCGGCTGCCGTATAGCCGTTCAGCCCGGCTAATCTTCCTGTCCCTTTTTCAACCACTCCTTTTAAGATACTCCTCATCTGCGCAGCTACTTTTTCGCTGAGCAGTCTGCGGATTACTTCGGGCTTAAATGATCTAACGACCTTAAAATCTTCGTCTCTTATCTCACCAACCACCCGGGGTTTGATCAGCAGACCGCCATTAGCAATACAAGAAACCGCACTGGCAAGCTGTAAAGCAGTAACCGCTATTTCCTGGCCTATTGGTATGGCGCTGAGAGTTGTCCCTGACCATTGGCTGGGATCTTTGGCAATGCCCACTATTTCTCCCGGCAAATCTATTCCTGTTTTTTCGCCAAAGCCAAAACGTTTTATGTAACGCTGCAGCCTTTCTCCGCCTAAGACTTCCCGGGCAACCTTCACTGTCCCAATATTACTCGATTTAACTATTACCTCTTTAAAGGTCAGCCAGCCATACGGGTGATAATCATGAAGGATGCGTTTTCCTATCTTATAGGCACCTTCCTCGCAATAAAATTTATCATCTAAATTTAATAACCCTTCTTCCAACGCTGCGCTGGCGGTAACGATTTTAAATGTGGACCCTGGCTCAAAACAATCGGTTATCGCTCTGTTGCGCCAGAACCGAGGTTTTGTATTGCTAAAAAAATTAGGGTTAAACGTCGGATAATTTGCTAAGGCCAGTATCTTACCGGTAGACGGCTCCATTATAATAATGGTACCCGAAACAGCTTTCCATTTATCAACCGCTTGTAACAGTTCTTCTTCGGCAATATACTGAATGATCTCATCTATGGTCAAGATCAGGTTGCGGCCGTTTATTGTCGGCATAAGTTCCTTTTCCATGGTGGTTATTTCTTTACCCCGGCCGTCTTGAAGCGTGTATCGCCAGCCGACCGCGCCTCTTAAGAAATTATCATAAGACAACTCTACTCCCTCCAGGCCGTATCCGTCCAGGCCGCAAAACCCCAATAGATGCGAAGCCAGTTTGCCTTTAGGATAAAAACGCTTGCTCTCAGCTAAAAGATACACCCCTTTTATCTGTGAATCATTAAGCCCGTTCAACTCTGGCTCTGAAATCATCCTTTTCAGCCAGACAAAAGACTTATTTTTATTTAATCTCTCTAAAACCAGGGAAGAATCAAGGTCTAAAATATCCGATACTCTATCGGCTGCCCTTGTTTTATCCTTTATCAAACGGGGATTTGCCCAGGCTGAATAGACCTTTAAGGAAATAGCCAGCTCTTTTAATGTCCGGTCATAAATAACCCCTCTCTGAGGAGAAATGTTGATTGTAATATCCTGCTGATTAAGGGCTA
Proteins encoded in this region:
- a CDS encoding D-alanine--D-alanine ligase, with translation MKTRLRKRIGVLMGGSSSEREVSLQSGLAVYRALRKDGCRVTAVDINSERSAASQIKKAGIELAFIALHGRFGEDGGMQALLESLAIPYTGSGIRASRLAIDKTASRKIFQEQDIAVPRYRVLEGTLGYRRLSGMKFPLVIKPSSHGSSIGLSIVRNKKELVRGLNKAGKYSDIVIAEEYISGKEVAVGILNGQALPLIWLIPKNRFYDYQAKYRQGMTLHVVPAPLDEDVYLKIQSVALRAHRALNCQAFSRVDIILDKDNNPVVLEVNTIPGFTSTSLLPLAARVEGYSFENLCRRLIELIPRYEKRKKSK
- the murB gene encoding UDP-N-acetylmuramate dehydrogenase, translating into MNKALKDKIKGIIKNKVLFDEAMDLHTSFRIGGPAEAWVEPGDLKSLVGLVKFARKEGIPLMIIGAGSNILVRDEGIKGIVVNLSSDYFKRIDVDQRRLRAWSGLEIVSLLRVMVDKELAGLEFMADIPGTVGGAVMMNAGRKDRAIGDLISSVEVIDGKGEVFKIGKREIKFGYRFSGLDDYIILSADFNLNKRPSGLISRQINKYAFTKRNSQELKLPSAGSVFKNPTAVSSASARLIELSGLKGKRLGNARVSFKHANFIVNLDKARARDVIGLIELIKSAVKRDHGVNLELEIKII
- the murC gene encoding UDP-N-acetylmuramate--L-alanine ligase; this translates as MLFTRKRIHFVGIGGIGMSGLARILLDLGYQVSGSDLKLNCLTDQIESKGARLFCGHHQKNISGAEMVVYSSAIRPDNPELAMARSKGIPVVQRAEVLSELMSTKTGIAVTGSHGKTTTTSLIGSILLEAGLDPTIVVGGKAGSFGGNAVLGKGDCFVAEADESDGSFLFFHPAYSIVTNIEKEHLDFYKDLDQIIRTYRRFIDNTNPQGVLFWHKDDKNIESCLAGFKGRNVSFGFSDSADLCADNVKINGFKSSFDCLYNRKFLARLELNLPSGHNILNALAAVGLSRELRIDLDSINRALAGYHGVDRRFQIKLNNNGLTVIDDYAHHPTEVEATLKACKAEDKRIICVFQPHRYSRTKHLSKQFSHAFYSADHLILAEVYPADEEPINGITSKCIYDELKKNGWKKLSLAGSKEEALSMVQKILRPDDLVLIMGAGDIGYVADQLARIYSDK
- the murG gene encoding undecaprenyldiphospho-muramoylpentapeptide beta-N-acetylglucosaminyltransferase gives rise to the protein MKVLIAVGKSGGHIFPGLSLASRLQQRLKGPEVFFIGQKDRLTQKVFSKQQYPLFTISIDPLPYKISLKYTRFIIKLALAIVPVWRILSKTRPDVVIGFGGAVSGPVLFISWLRGIPTIIHEQNVVPGRTNRILAVFVNKVALSFSGSERFFNRAKAVLTGNPVRGSVLGRDKFRSRGELGLDSGKFTILVIGGSQGSSRLNEIAWRAFSQMDKQEKVDFQIIHITGENDYRKAKECYRKITFSSVILPFYDKIGVAYSASDLVLARAGAGTISEIMSCGLGSVLVPYPYNGGHQLSNARLLADRNSAILMEQNGISAESLKNVFLNLIKDRSNLDRMAKNSREAGRPYADESLADEVIKLVNK
- the ftsW gene encoding putative lipid II flippase FtsW, giving the protein MQKTERSFLITTLVLVWIGVIMVYSASAIYAFRWLGDSFYYLKREILYCLLGLLGMACWIKTDYRLLKNCSRILILVSFLLLLAVFLPRIGRTAGGARRWIEWGKFTFQPAEFVKLGLIIYLSDFLSRKQKVIKNFYRGFLPVLLITGATAGLILLQPDLGTAVLITLVAMIVFFAAGIKSKQILSIIALAMPVFYFLVFNVPYRLKRVLIYLNPWQDPKGAGWQIIQSYLALGSGGFWGIGLGQSRQKLFYLPQSYTDFILAIVGEELGFLGTASIIMLFILFIWQGMKIALKAKELFGALLSFGIVLMIGLQAIIHIAVVNGVIPTKGLPLPFISYGGSSLIFSLVGVGMVISVARYK
- the murD gene encoding UDP-N-acetylmuramoyl-L-alanine--D-glutamate ligase; this encodes MDLRNKKVIVIGAGRSGKAAARLLLSRAAEVDLSDSRDDTSIREELEPLARLGVKMEFGGHREEFIQGHQIAVLSPGVRQDAKVISWLKSAGTQIVSEIELAYRLFKGEVIAITGTNGKTTVTALIGKILKDAGKKALVCGNIGNSFSNEAGSEDAGSIAVIETSSFQLEWTKDFRPRISVLLNITDDHLDRYRDFSHYQETKFRIFLNQQKGDFCLLNSDQPYCRQGLIKTRAKILYFDKKKGGFDLNQRAAMLAAGLCGVGRDRIIESVKSFRPFEHRMEYVDTINGVKFINDSKSTNVGALKWALEKTAGPVILIAGGRDKKNDFGKLRPWIKDKVKEAVLIGEAGGKLKKALNGLVPLKEASTFNQAFDLARSIAGRGEIVLLSPACASFDMFSDFEERGRVFKDLVIKCKKQKGHF
- the mraY gene encoding phospho-N-acetylmuramoyl-pentapeptide-transferase, with the protein product MLYHWLYPLRDFFFGFNVFKYITFRSVGAAVTAFLISLLLGPRVIRWLSKLKVREVVRRKHVDSLYALHAAKEGTPTMGGILLLAAVLFSTLLWADVFNKYILLAVISACWLGLIGFIDDYIKLRFRRSRELTVLTKIIGQIILGVLIGLYLFYKPGFGQTLDIPFFKNLAVNLGYFYIFFVVLVIVGCSNAVNLTDGLDGLAIGCIIIAAVAYSVMSYVTGHIKFSDYLRILYIPGTGELTVFCASIVGAGLGFLWYNSYPASIFMGDTGSLALGGAIGVVAVLIKKELLLLLVGGIFVVEALSVILQVASFKIRGRRIVAMAPIHHHFQLKGWPESKIIIRFWIVAVILLLLSLTTFKLR
- the murF gene encoding UDP-N-acetylmuramoyl-tripeptide--D-alanyl-D-alanine ligase; amino-acid sequence: MFTSQEVLRAVKGKLLKGDPGTNFKGISIDSRSIKNEELFVAIKGKRFDGHDFVSQALAKAGGAVVSKRFLLSRPRLVNNKKSIFLVKDTLTSLGDIASSRRNRFKGTVLAVTGTTGKTTTTGILASVLKQKYKVLKSEASFNNFVGLPLTLFKLNSAVQIAVLEMGTSGIGEIKRLAEISRPDLGVIINIGPAHLGYLGNLQGVYRAKLELLEAMDKNTLAAINGDDKKLLSRAKLFRPRITTFGMNRDCDFRASEVSYSEGKLRFVLNGCKQLKLKALGRYNVYNALAAISLAGQLGLNFNLIKKGLADIDLPPGRMEVKKIGDIRLIDDSYNSNPLSLGSAIDTLAGLSVKGKKILVSGDMLELGSGSESAHQQIGKKVASSGVNVLITVGNLARQISRAACRSGMKKDEVFDCGSIEDAMDCLKTQAAGGDIILVKGSRATRMERVVENFIASYRS